GCCTTCTCGAGGGGCACCTCCTGAGTGTCCCTGGAGTTGGTCACAGGCTTGTTGTCGTTGTTCTCCAGCCGGATGTGTCGCAGCTGGTTGTTGGGCACGTCCTTGATGAAAGCCCACTTCACCTCGAACTTGCCCTTCCACTTATCCTGAGACCAGACACCGGCGTAGGCGTTGTAGTCCACCGGCGAGCGCATCTCGGCCACGCCACAGAAGTGCCCGCTGCCGTTGACGCTGAACAGCAGATACAAGGGCCCCTTGCCGCCCAGCGAGCGGTAGGCCCCGTCCAGACGCTTGTTGCCGTGTTCTGTGCTACACCAGATGGAGTACTTGATGGAGCGGTGGATGTCGTCTTCCGAATAGCTTTTGATGATGAAAACGCGTCCGTTTTTCAAGTTCCAGTCAAACTCTttggggttgtagttgttgAGAGCGCGCAGTTTCTCCAGCACGGGGTGCACTTCGCCCAAGCACAGCGAGGCATGCGGCGGGATGCCGACGCCCATGCCGAAGCCGTCGACCCGGTTCCTGGGAGCCAACCAGCGGTTGGGCGGCGGGCCGGGCTGCTGGGGTTGATGCTGATGGAGGGCTTGCGGGGGGCCGTGGTGAGAGGAAAGGTGCAGGGGGCCGGGCGGGAGGGACTGAGGGTGTTGTGGGGACTGGAGGGATTGGAGGTGGAAGGGCTGGTGCTGGTGCTGGTGCTGAGGCTGATGGGACAAAGGGTTCTGCAGTAAGGCCGGGGGCTGAGCGAGAAGAGGCTGCTGTACCAGAGGTGGCGTAGGCATCATCGTCTGAGCTAACGGCGGCTTGTTCAGGCCGCCCTTATCATCCCAGGTACCAATGTTCATGTTGTGCTTTATGGGCGGCGGAGGAATGGCGGCGCCCAATATCCCCATGTTGGCTTTGGGCTGAGCCTTGAGTAGTGGCTTGGCCGGCTTCTTGGCGATGGCTGCCCATGAGGCCGGTTTACCTGCGGACGAGCTCACGGAAGGCGGAAGGTTATTTGCTGCCATGCTGCTCATTCCCACGGTGCCCCCTAAGGGCACGCCCACAGTTTTAGTGACGGCCGCAACCATGTCCGTACCCAGTTTGAGCCCCGCCATGCTCTGCTCGATGCTGTTCAACACCGGCATCTTACTGAGCTGCGTGTCGCTCCCGAAGCCGGCCTGTCCGTCGGCGATGGCCCGGCCCAGCGAGCTGGGCGCGTAGCCGTAGCTGTTACTGTAGACGGACGTCTGCGTGGACTGACCCTGGGACACGCTGGTACCCCAGGTGGAAAAGTCAGCGTTGCCGGGGAAGAAGTTGAAACCGTGCTGCCCCAGAAAGGGAGGCGTGTTCCCCAAGGCACCGGGCTGGCTGAACACACCGTCGGGGATGAAGTGCGGCTCGCCATTGCTCATCTGTCCGTAGGTGGTCAGGTAGGGCATAGGCGTGTCTCCTGCTGTGGACCAGGCGGCCTCTCCCAGAGAGTACGGGAATCCAATGGACGGCGCATAGTAACTGGGCATGTAGGGGTCAGACATGGGTGGGTAGCTGTTACCCTATGTGGTGAAGAAATTGCCACCGATTAATACAGTGTTTCCCGACCTTTATCAAGCCAAGGcgcatattttacatgaaaacatttttttaaatcttaacgCCGTAATCACTGAACAAgactcattttgttgttgttcaagtgTGTAATGAAGTCAGCTGATTAAGGTGAGttaatttcattgttctgcctctcCAGTATATGTTGTTGGCacggattgataaaaaaaatatacagtggacccgTGTTATTCGCAGGGGATTGGGACCAGGCTTGACTGCGGATAGCGAAAAACCGCGGATAattgacttgaaaaaaaaaattttttttcaatcccccaaaaaaatatttaatacgtGGGGCTATATCACCGATAAGCACTTTGAAGGgtgtttccccccaaaaaagaaaaggaattggaaacatttttaaaaaaaaatctgctaatAGGTGAATCCGCCGGCGGATTCAATGGATAGTCATTGACTGAACTAACGTCTGCTGCATGCTCCTTGTGTTCTCATTtgctatttttgtgtttgactgctTGTCCCATTTAAtaaaacagcaataaaaactgccaaacaaatcatgcgagtgactcgctgtggcaaCAGGGAAAAGCCGACAGTCACTTCCTGTATGTGTGGCTCTCCTTTTTTTGATATACTTCCTTCAAACAGGGGCTTTTCTGAAGCGCGCTTGTAAGTAAAAGTTTGGCTCACAACACCAAGCCaaagacaataaataaatcaaacaagCAAAAGCTTGCaactaaaaaaaactcataagttgAGCCACTTGTATAACAAGGTATCAGTGTTAGTTGAGTCACTTGTAAGGTACCACCGTATTTTacatcaaaaaaaaatatcccagCACCCCaccagacaaaaatgtcacgaaaAGAGAGTGCCCGGGTTAATTACATACCTTCTGCAATCTAATGGAagaacatttcattgttctgcctgtcactatgttTCTCATGTCGATAGATAAACAAGACATTATTTCTagtgaataaataattttcagagcAATGCAGTGAAAGTGGATAATTGCCCGCGACACATCTTGATCGCCCACGGCCAACTTCGGCACAGTGGTATTGAATCACTAATGGAACAAAGTAAGTCTTTTGCAAATATGATGTCACTTTTTAATGGCACCAGGTTATGCTTTCCACTGACCAATTCTACAAAGCTAGTGCACAGTGCATGCCCGCGACTGTTAAATTATCCCATATTACCTGATTTGTCTGGCTGCTTATGTAAGGCTCAAAGTCATCATCGTTCACTCTGTCCTTTTGATGCATTGATCCGTTTTGCACTGCATGCAAAAGACGAGAACATTAGATCACTGCGGGGTAGACTATTATACacataaatatttcatttccGGTAATATCCGTGCCGTAGTGGAAGCTGTAAATgcatgttgtgttgttttttgtttttttgacagaatGTAGTTCTACAGCTTACCTTTATTTCCCTGTCCTTTAGGTCTCtggaattgtgaaaaaaatattgcattagCACAGTGTTTCCACAACAttcattgagccaaggcacatattagACATTAGGCAATACCACTgaacaagtttttttgttgttgtttttttttaaaggtgaatGCACAGGTTGATTTATATACcctctgccatctagtgggagAGTGTTTAATCGTTCTGCCTGTCACAATGTGTTACTGGCATAGACagttgaacaaagatgcattatttgtaatGAAAAGAATGATGACAAacgaccaattaagtgaaattgggtGAGTTCTCGAaacacacctgatgatctctcatggctcactggttgggaatcactgcattagCACATAAATTATGCTGTGTTTTAGTGCATGAACATGACAGCGGGCTAGCTGCAGCTTGCAGGCTGCTTGGTTCTTATTAATAAGGGGATGTCAAACGACGCGGCATCCTGCTAAAAGGTACCGCATCCCCGACCGGCTCCAACCGGCTCCACAGTGCACTCGGGTCGGCCTGCCTGCGTTTCCGGGCGGCTAAACAGCTATCAAGATATCAAAGCTTTTCTGATGTGGCATCCCCACTGGGATCCTTAACTGCTGTCGACAAACTTTCCAAGCCAGCCAGCCTCTACCAACCAAGCCCCCACCGTCAAGCGAAGCTAAGCGTGGCCGAAACCGACCTGCTGGTGGTCCACTGTGGTCGCAGACATCCTCCAGGAAGCGGGGCCGATGGCTGCTCAGTGCTCAGCACACTGCCCGTCCGCCTGTGtgcactcctcctcctcctccacctcctcctcctccgccgccgccgccgccgccgctctctctccctccctcccgcccgcccgcctcgGCTCTCCGGCTGTCCGATCAGATCGTTCAGGCGGCGGAGTAGCCTCCCCGGGAGCACACGACGACGACGGCGCCCTTTATCGACAAATAAACTCGCCTCTGAACGAGGTGGTTATGGGACCGAGCTGAGAGGAGTGAGTCAACGGGAAAGTGATGAGCGTTTTACGGGAATACCCCCCCTGCCATCTTCCACAATGGCGGACTGGCTTCCCCCACCCCCCGAGTCCCGCTTCCGCTCCGCTCCTCTGCTCGGTGACCTTCCGCCTGTGACGCTCTGAGTCATGTTCCACTGTGACACTTCACATGACAGTCACAAACTCACCAAGGGCCCAGCGACTTTCTTCATATTATCGTACTGTCGCCATTTtaacaccatttttttctctcccctccGTCGTCGTTTGGTTAACAGTCGTGTATTTATGAGCTTAGCCTTGTCTTTCTACCCACATTCAGATAACACATTTGTGTAATGTAGTTGGAATATATCTCAGTTAACCAACTTAGCtgtgacaacaaaaaacaggcaaACTGTCTTTTAAATATGAGGGAATatataagaaaaataattgCATAATTATTAGCACATCCACCTTATAGTTTTGAGGTTATGGGTTTAAATATGTGTTCTGGTCACGGTAATTTTGGCACATTGACTTGGAGAACcgctcggaatttcagcctgtAGGAACCTATTGGcagatatttttaactgaaacgtGTTAGCTAATCGGAGAAAGAGTTCTCTGAGtaacagatgaaacaaaagggTAGAGGAGATATGTTAAGAAATAAAGTTTGACTGTTTTGCTTTAATTTGaagctgggttttttttttttaaaacaggttTTCGATAAGGTGATAACACACAAAAtgttccccaaaaaggcaaaaaaCTCAATTGTGACGGAACTCTTCggattttcaaaattattggTGCGTTGTACTCAGGTTAAAGTGGCCAGCAAATAAGGAACAAAGAAACATTTCAGATGGAAGACATTTTAAGCTTGGCTCAAGTCAGGGAGTCTGTGTGGAGTGAGTGAGTTGTAGTTGGTAGCAACTCTTTTATGAATGTGTATTCTGTTGCCACTGGTGGTAATAAAGCGACTGTGTCATCCTCgaccacatgcaagggcattacagtatttCGAAACAAATCACTGAATTTACAAATTTGCATGGTACATTtcagtttgtacttttttttttttttttttttacttttagttaAGTCAATGAGTCTTTTTTTACACATGTATCGACTTTGTGAATACTTGTGAATACATGTGAATACGTCTGCCACTTCTGCCATTGATTTGAATTGATTCGTTCACTGGGAGagatgacacattcaatatggcggacgcgCTTACCTATCGTACCAACGGGCTCAACGCGATTTCTACGTATCTTTGATGTCGATGCTGCTCCGTGTGAACTCGAAAAGATAAACGAGACCGGGGCTACGTCTCGCGAGACTTCCCCATCGGTGGCTCGCGCTCCAGTATGGCAGGACTCGCGTTGAGGTCTTGTCGCAGAGGGCTTTCACGCTTTTTAAGCCATGGAGGCCTCGCCGCTTCCTCGGCCACACACTCGAAAGGTTTGTCCGGTCCTGAAATTGTCGACTCGCCGTGATAAACACGGCCTGTGTTCGCTCGGGAAGTTATTGGAATGTGCACAAGGGGTGTGTGGCTTTGATGGATTGcgtcgtttaaaaaaaaaaaaaaaatgtaggccTGTACATTGTGCGCTTGTCACTGATTTAACCTCATTACAATTAGACATAATTTGAGTATATTTCGCAATGAACGTGCCTTCATCCTGTGTTTGGCTCGCCCTAAACATGCTAGCCACCCCGTACCAATAGATAGTCCAGTGGTGAAGCCATGAGTAGTTGACATTTACATAACATGCAATACTAACACGTGTGTGACCACCAGGAGACCGGAGACACAAGTCTACAGTCCAGTACGC
The genomic region above belongs to Phycodurus eques isolate BA_2022a chromosome 21, UOR_Pequ_1.1, whole genome shotgun sequence and contains:
- the ythdf3 gene encoding YTH domain-containing family protein 3 isoform X2 is translated as MSATTVDHQQRPKGQGNKVQNGSMHQKDRVNDDDFEPYISSQTNQGNSYPPMSDPYMPSYYAPSIGFPYSLGEAAWSTAGDTPMPYLTTYGQMSNGEPHFIPDGVFSQPGALGNTPPFLGQHGFNFFPGNADFSTWGTSVSQGQSTQTSVYSNSYGYAPSSLGRAIADGQAGFGSDTQLSKMPVLNSIEQSMAGLKLGTDMVAAVTKTVGVPLGGTVGMSSMAANNLPPSVSSSAGKPASWAAIAKKPAKPLLKAQPKANMGILGAAIPPPPIKHNMNIGTWDDKGGLNKPPLAQTMMPTPPLVQQPLLAQPPALLQNPLSHQPQHQHQHQPFHLQSLQSPQHPQSLPPGPLHLSSHHGPPQALHQHQPQQPGPPPNRWLAPRNRVDGFGMGVGIPPHASLCLGEVHPVLEKLRALNNYNPKEFDWNLKNGRVFIIKSYSEDDIHRSIKYSIWCSTEHGNKRLDGAYRSLGGKGPLYLLFSVNGSGHFCGVAEMRSPVDYNAYAGVWSQDKWKGKFEVKWAFIKDVPNNQLRHIRLENNDNKPVTNSRDTQEVPLEKAKQVLKIIATYKHTTSIFDDFAHYEKRQEEEEALRKERSRNKQ
- the ythdf3 gene encoding YTH domain-containing family protein 3 isoform X1, with the translated sequence MSATTVDHQQRPKGQGNKVQNGSMHQKDRVNDDDFEPYISSQTNQGNSYPPMSDPYMPSYYAPSIGFPYSLGEAAWSTAGDTPMPYLTTYGQMSNGEPHFIPDGVFSQPGALGNTPPFLGQHGFNFFPGNADFSTWGTSVSQGQSTQTSVYSNSYGYAPSSLGRAIADGQAGFGSDTQLSKMPVLNSIEQSMAGLKLGTDMVAAVTKTVGVPLGGTVGMSSMAANNLPPSVSSSAGKPASWAAIAKKPAKPLLKAQPKANMGILGAAIPPPPIKHNMNIGTWDDKGGLNKPPLAQTMMPTPPLVQQPLLAQPPALLQNPLSHQPQHQHQHQPFHLQSLQSPQHPQSLPPGPLHLSSHHGPPQALHQHQPQQPGPPPNRWLAPRNRVDGFGMGVGIPPHASLCLGEVHPVLEKLRALNNYNPKEFDWNLKNGRVFIIKSYSEDDIHRSIKYSIWCSTEHGNKRLDGAYRSLGGKGPLYLLFSVNGSGHFCGVAEMRSPVDYNAYAGVWSQDKWKGKFEVKWAFIKDVPNNQLRHIRLENNDNKPVTNSRDTQEVPLEKAKQVLKIIATYKHTTSIFDDFAHYEKRQEEEEALRKVRSTQRAIQ